The DNA segment tgatattttatatagaatgaattggtgattacacagtactgtgtacaaagggcaatttcttcaaggattcTCCTGGCAGATGTTAAAATGCTAGAGCCCTCAGTTCAGACCTTTTGCCCAGCCAGGTTGGAAGCGCACCGGGCCTTCACCTGACTCTGTACTGTCAAGGAGATCatctcacagagaaacaaaatcacgCCAAAGAGTGACATCGTGGCTGTCAGGACACCCATTGGGAACACCTTTGtgcagtgtttctttataatgtcTTCTTTCTTTACGGGAAAGTCGGGTGGAAAGTCAAGTGTGGTTTGCCCATAGATGTCTACTaggtggttcaaggtcacagtaaCAAGTGTGAAAAGGCTGCTCACAGCCAAAATTATGGCAGACATCTTGTAGCAAAACAGCTGGATATCAATGAATTGGTCTTCCATGCAGCTGATCTTAATGGCCACTGAAGTGAAAATCAGGACTAGGATTTTCATCAAAATGGCCCATGCTATCAGGacttgtaaatactgaaattctGATGACTCGTTCCAGGTTTCATTGATAGGGGTGTGAACCAACATCCTGGTCATAGACCCAGAGATGTTAAAGTCCTGAGTGTAATAAGCTTCCCAGAGTCCAATTGACACAAATTGCACAAGCTTGTTGTTAAATTCCCACAGGCGCCAGCATTGGCTGTCTGCAAGGATGATTTCAAATACCAAAGCTGATGTACTACAAATCAGgccactgaacttgaagatgtactccttcatgttggcaaatctgaagaaggcatcaaagaagaatagagtcagtgagaatacaagggaaggcaggaaaacagaaggagTCATGGCTTAGAGAACACTGAGCTCTCATAACTTGTTCCTGTTGTCACATAAAGATGTTTCAGTGGTCCATGTACAGATTATTATTCTTCACAGAGTAGATAATAATATTTGTTGACTAGGAATTTCAATGCTTAGAACCGACAATGAGAAGAGAGTTTGCAATATCATATGCAATTCAATGCTTATTTTACCTGTATTtgcaatttctaaatattttagtaCCATAAAGTGAGGAAAAAGCAGAGAAATGCTCAAACTAATTGTCATTTCTAAAATGTAGTACTATATAATATTACATGACTACTACAAACTAAAGACATTAATGAAAGaaccaaagataaagaaaaaaatcacatagtaaACTCATTTATGTAAAAGTAATAACACACTTGATAtaatttgtgtatacatatatgtgtatacaaattGATCTGTACATGATACACCTCATAAATGATAGTGTACAATGCTATTCCACCTTGTGAATTTTACAGAAATGTACCCTGCTCTAAAGAAAGctatatgtattttattgaaaCCAGAAAGTGTATGCCCATCAACATCTATCTGTAATATAGCTGGGGATAgagttcagtggtaaagtgattatctaacacacacaaaaccctcaaTTCTTCTTTAGTATCTGTAAACCAAATTCTATATGTAAAATTGTCCAGAGAGTGAGTCAGAGGAATAAGGAAATggataattaacacataaaatcatataaatCCATAAAAGTGGATATTTCCAATTATAACACATCTCTTACTTGAAATTTCATCTTTAGATAATTAGTTTCATTTCAGTGAAACAAAAAGAATCCTGACatatttttgtgtgcatatatcTTCTTTCACAGACAATTTACACTCTGTATTGTAACTTTGAACTAACTTCTTTGCATCTTTTCTCAATTCCAGTCTtaggatgaaggaaggaggtgAGTCATTTACTCACTACGCATGGGGATAACATCACTGTCAACTGTGTATGCAGAAGGTTGAAGGGGCCTACACACTGGATCTCCTTGCCTGGAAACCTTCCCTAAACAGCTACCCCCTGCTCTAAAGTCTCTGTAGAATGTGTTTCCTGACTGAGTGAAGGCACTAGCTGTTCTACTCGGGAAGTTTCATCAGCAGGATGAGTTCACAATTCATGGTGGCTTGGATAACACCCTGCCCACATCATCATCCTTTCCAAGGCAGCCCCGATTCAATGGACTACAAGAATGGTGTGCTTTGATTAGTACTGAAAACACAATGAACATTGCtgttattccagaaaaaaaaatgagctagtgTGGGAGTATCTGTTTCTTCTGGTGTTTGAAACACATGGAGTAGATGCATGTGATTCATAAAGACCATATTTGAAAGATGCCATATATAACATAAAGATTTTATACCTTTGTGTATTATGAATAAGAAGATTCATTTAGAAGGTGGCAGGATCACAGTCGTTCTTCTCAGTAACAATAAATACCCATATATGCAgtcagagaaagagtggaaaaaccttcaaaaaaagaaattctattagACAGACATTTCAGCTCAGAGCAATGACTCCCCAACCCCTTGATTCCACAATCCTTACCATTCATTCCTGTCCTTGGCTTAAGAAGAACTTCATTTGAACACTTTGGGAGTATTCATACATCTGACTCTAAGGACACCCATCtaaacat comes from the Peromyscus maniculatus bairdii isolate BWxNUB_F1_BW_parent chromosome X, HU_Pman_BW_mat_3.1, whole genome shotgun sequence genome and includes:
- the LOC143271102 gene encoding uncharacterized protein LOC143271102, with translation MTPSVFLPSLVFSLTLFFFDAFFRFANMKEYIFKFSGLICSTSALVFEIILADSQCWRLWEFNNKLVQFVSIGLWEAYYTQDFNISGSMTRMLVHTPINETWNESSEFQYLQVLIAWAILMKILVLIFTSVAIKISCMEDQFIDIQLFCYKMSAIILAVSSLFTLVTVTLNHLVDIYGQTTLDFPPDFPVKKEDIIKKHCTKVFPMGVLTATMSLFGVILFLCEMISLTVQSQVKARCASNLAGQKV